In the genome of Triticum urartu cultivar G1812 chromosome 5, Tu2.1, whole genome shotgun sequence, one region contains:
- the LOC125508570 gene encoding diphosphomevalonate decarboxylase 2-like, whose amino-acid sequence MGATEPQWVLMATGRSPTNIAVIKYWGKRDEALILPVNDSISVTLDPDHLSATTTVAASPAFPSDRMWLNGKEISLSGGRFQSCLREIRKRARDVDDEKKGIKIKKEDWEKLHVHIASYNNFPTAAGLASSAAGLACLVFTLGKLMNVNEDYGELSSIARQGSGSACRSIYGGFVKWCMGKNDDGSDSMAVQLVNESHWDDLVIIIAVVSSKQKETSSTSGMRDTVETSPLLQYRAQTVVPSRILKMEDAIKNRDFESFARLTCADSNQFHAVCLDTSPPIFYMNDTSHRIISLVEKWNHSEGTPQVAYTFDAGPNAVLIARNRKTATLLLQRLLYTFPPQENDLDSYMLGDKSILSDAGLQSIADVEALPAPPEMKAPNQKFKGDVSYFICSRPGAGPKVLTDEGHALIDSATGLAKGV is encoded by the exons ATGGGGGCGACGGAGCCGCAGTGGGTGCTGATGGCCACGGGGCGGTCGCCGACCAACATCGCGGTGATCAAGTACTGGGGGAAGCGGGACGAGGCGCTCATCCTCCCCGTCAACGACAGCATCAGCGTCACCCTCGACCCCGACCACCTctccgccaccaccaccgtcGCTGCCAGCCCCGCATTCCCATCCGACCGCATGTGGCTCAACGGCAAG GAGATCTCATTGTCGGGCGGGAGATTCCAGAGCTGCCTGAGGGAGATACGGAAGCGGGCTCGTGATGTCGACGACGAGAAAAAGGGGATCAAGATCAAGAAAGAGGACTGGGAAAAGTTGCATGTCCACATAGCGTCCTACAACAACTTCCCAACCGCTGCCGGTTTGGCCTCTTCGGCTGCTGGCCTTGCTTGTCTTG TTTTCACCCTGGGGAAGCTAATGAACGTGAATGAAGATTACGGAGAACTTTCTTCAATAGCAAG GCAGGGGTCTGGAAGTGCATGCCGCAGTATATATGGTGGATTTGTGAAATGGTGTATGGGAAAA AATGACGACGGAAGTGACAGCATGGCAGTACAGCTTGTTAACGAGTCACACTGGGATGATCTTGTTATAATCATAGCAGTG GTCAGTTCAAAGCAGAAGGAAACCAGTAGCACCAGTGGGATGCGAGACACTGTTGAAACAAGCCCCCTCTTGCAGTACAGGGCCCAG ACTGTAGTGCCAAGTCGGATATTGAAAATGGAAGATGCTATCAAGAATCGTGATTTTGAATCCTTCGCCAGGTTAACTTGTGCCGATAGCAACCAGTTTCATGCTGTATGTTTGGACACGAGTCCTCCCATCTTCTACATGAACGACACATCACACAG GATAATTAGCCTTGTGGAAAAGTGGAATCACTCGGAAGGAACACCACAG GTTGCCTACACATTTGATGCTGGGCCTAACGCTGTCCTAATAGCACGGAACCGCAAAACTGCCACCCTTCTCCTTCAGAGGCTCTTATACACTTTCCCCCCACAGGAGAATGACTTGGACAG CTATATGCTCGGTGATAAATCGATCCTAAGCGATGCTGGTTTGCAATCCATAGCCGATGTCGAGGCCCTTCCAGCGCCTCCGGAAATGAAAGCTCCAAACCAAAAATTCAAAGGTGATGTTAGCTACTTCATCTGTAGCAGGCCTGGGGCCGGCCCAAAAGTTCTCACCGATGAGGGCCATGCCTTGATTGATTCAGCCACGGGGCTTGCGAAAGGAGTGTAA